A genome region from Pristis pectinata isolate sPriPec2 chromosome 4, sPriPec2.1.pri, whole genome shotgun sequence includes the following:
- the LOC127569807 gene encoding BCLAF1 and THRAP3 family member 3-like isoform X2: MVRSRSRSPRWKHRSISPVYGRSQEYHVERPLYQSHNSESRGFSQSSGRPTQWRGQQDKWNETGSVESRSGDAQYGNVHHKVFEYRQLSPIARRVGSEHTVGRNFYPQEREGNRSHTLLSRSVEENPYHDHDERHHDSSDWHHEWHHSHSDRHHGHSERHHDDDDEWRNDHDDRHYHQNAEILTHYKSSDEKSKAVRGDPQTNSYDRPGTTSYGCAEKWRDSEGFRSHGLHEERHSGSLRFPGRRSEEFLERNSYQKRYPEDDDVKGYREASGRSWVPGKHEAVDHERDLKWRGEKLPHYRKTYTSALYNDSENVRIKDESRAWYSDSDRFEECMQVKSGFAHSQKYPEMHSSSEHHQGFSGERQQRYSSKDKEYTTGSSSTKEVSRFHSSSRRSGTDVNKAEGHHSVSSKYPVPEHYSDRFPRAGKKEVSPRYTTSATRGRVERGKEFRNRSDFSKDQRDDAPKRSNHRSYHMATSRCATNNERDNTTESLTIKLDMKKTVNKCRPTSSHASERLMSRDLVSVGKKRDEFHHVFEHMGSSLKANPNISSGEFAQEIITLVHQIKEDHFKSSVLTLHDRFSKLQNAQSPQKEGKHLGPEIHRRIDMSLADLHNRERKPVGRKTSTWVAVNPDDLRHDIERRRKERLRDKYEESFQTVENKLLSHRSERNVKSRSSTRVKTSRNPHFKEPTTGLVEHRVRVPKKPITNFSKEYTSSGRKKNFSIESKYRRLYGVGFGRTNPRIFTKHFREGIVRKRRDERD; this comes from the exons GTCAATCTCGCCAGTCTATGGAAGAAGCCAAGAATACCATGTTGAGAGGCCTTTGTATCAGTCACATAATAGTGAATCAAGAGGATTCAGTCAAAGCTCAGGAAGACCTACACAGTGGAGGGGACAACAGGATAAATGGAACGAAACAGGCAGTGTAGAATCAAGATCAGGAGATGCACAATATGGTAACGTTCATCATAAGGTTTTTGAATATAGACAGCTTTCCCCAATTGCAAGAAGAGTGGGATCTGAACATACAGTGGGGAGAAACTTTTACCCacaagaaagagaaggaaatcGATCTCATACACTCCTTTCAAGATCTGTTGAAGAAAATCCATACCATGATCACGATGAGAGGCATCATGACAGCAGTGACTGGCACCATGAATGGCACCATAGCCATAGTGATCGCCACCATGGTCACAGTGAACGGCaccatgatgatgatgatgaatggCGTAATGACCATGACGACCGGCATTATCATCAGAATGCAGAAATCTTGACTCATTACAAATCGTCTGATGAAAAATCCAAGGCTGTTAGAGGTGATCCACAAACAAATTCTTATGATCGACCAGGTACTACCTCTTATGGCTGTGCAGAAAAGTGGCGTGACTCTGAAGGCTTTAGAAGTCATGGTTTACATGAGGAAAGGCACTCAGGTTCTTTACGTTTTCCTGGAAGACGGTCTGAAGAGTTTCTGGAAAGGAACTCCTACCAGAAGAG GTATCCTGAGGATGATGATGTCAAAGGGTACAGAGAAGCATCTGGAAGAAGCTGGGTGCCAGGAAAGCATGAGGCAGTAGATCATGAACGAGATTTAAaatggagaggggaaaagttgcctcattatagaaaaacCTACACTTCTGCATTATACAATGACTCTGAAAATGTGCGTATTAAAGATGAATCAAGAGCCTGGTATAGTGACAGTGATCGCTTTGAAGAGTGTATGCAGGTAAAGAGTGGGTTTGCACATTCGCAAAAATATCCTGAAATGCACTCATCTTCTGAGCATCACCAGGGCTTTTCTGGTGAAAGACAGCAAAGATACTCAAGTAAAGATAAAGAATATACGACTGGCTCCTCAAGTACAAAAGAGGTGAGTCGTTTTCACAGTAGTAGCAGGAGGTCAGGTACTGATGTGAACAAAGCAGAGGGTCACCACTCTGTGTCGAGCAAATATCCAGTTCCTGAGCATTACTCTGACAGGTTTCCACGTGCAGGCAAGAAAGAAGTGAGCCCAAGATATACAACCTCAGCCACCAGGGGGCGAGTGGAAAGAGGAAAGGAGTTCAGAAATCGTTCCGATTTTTCTAAGGACCAGCGTGATGATGCTCCTAAGCGATCAAACCATAGATCTTATCACATGGCAACTTCACGTTGTGCTACTAATAATGAACGAGACAATACAACTGAGTCCTTGACCATCAAGTTAGACATGAAGAAGACTGTGAACAAATGCAG GCCTACATCAAGCCATGCTTCAGAGAGACTAATGTCTCGGGATTTGGTTAGTGTTGGCAAGAAACGAGATGAGTTCCATCATGTGTTTGAGCATATGGGTTCATCATTGAAGGCTAACCCGAATATCTCTTCAGGAGAATTTGCCCAGGAGATAATCACTTTGGTGCACCAAATTAAAG AAGATCATTTTAAGTCTTCTGTTCTAACTTTGCATGACCGCTTCTCAAAGTTACAAAATGCACAAAGTCCACAAAAAGAGGGGAAACACCTGGGTCCTGAGATTCACAG ACGGATTGACATGTCATTGGCAGACTTGCACAACCGAGAAAGGAAACCTGTTGGAAGAAAG ACAAGCACATGGGTTGCAGTAAATCCAGATGATCTTCGTCATGAcatagagaggaggaggaaggaaaggTTACGTGACAAGTATGAGGAGTCCTTTCAAACTGTGGAGAACAAGTTGCTTTCTCACAG atcTGAGAGGAATGTAAAGTCTCGTTCATCCACTCGAGTGAAAACATCAAGAAATCCACACTTTAAGGAGCCAACAACTGGGCTTGTGGAGCATCGAGTGAGAGTACCAAAAAAACCCATCACG AATTTTTCAAAAGAGTATACATCATCTGGGCGAAAGAAGAATTTCAGTATTGAGTCGAAATATCGGCGTCTATATGGTGTTGGTTTTGGACGTACTAATCCAAGGATATTCACCAAACACTTCAGGGAAGgaatagtgaggaaaaggagagatgAAAGA GATTAG
- the LOC127569807 gene encoding BCLAF1 and THRAP3 family member 3-like isoform X1 — protein sequence MVRSRSRSPRWKHRSISPVYGRSQEYHVERPLYQSHNSESRGFSQSSGRPTQWRGQQDKWNETGSVESRSGDAQYGNVHHKVFEYRQLSPIARRVGSEHTVGRNFYPQEREGNRSHTLLSRSVEENPYHDHDERHHDSSDWHHEWHHSHSDRHHGHSERHHDDDDEWRNDHDDRHYHQNAEILTHYKSSDEKSKAVRGDPQTNSYDRPGTTSYGCAEKWRDSEGFRSHGLHEERHSGSLRFPGRRSEEFLERNSYQKRYPEDDDVKGYREASGRSWVPGKHEAVDHERDLKWRGEKLPHYRKTYTSALYNDSENVRIKDESRAWYSDSDRFEECMQVKSGFAHSQKYPEMHSSSEHHQGFSGERQQRYSSKDKEYTTGSSSTKEVSRFHSSSRRSGTDVNKAEGHHSVSSKYPVPEHYSDRFPRAGKKEVSPRYTTSATRGRVERGKEFRNRSDFSKDQRDDAPKRSNHRSYHMATSRCATNNERDNTTESLTIKLDMKKTVNKCRPTSSHASERLMSRDLVSVGKKRDEFHHVFEHMGSSLKANPNISSGEFAQEIITLVHQIKEDHFKSSVLTLHDRFSKLQNAQSPQKEGKHLGPEIHRRIDMSLADLHNRERKPVGRKTSTWVAVNPDDLRHDIERRRKERLRDKYEESFQTVENKLLSHRSERNVKSRSSTRVKTSRNPHFKEPTTGLVEHRVRVPKKPITNFSKEYTSSGRKKNFSIESKYRRLYGVGFGRTNPRIFTKHFREGIVRKRRDERELPSSTTDK from the exons GTCAATCTCGCCAGTCTATGGAAGAAGCCAAGAATACCATGTTGAGAGGCCTTTGTATCAGTCACATAATAGTGAATCAAGAGGATTCAGTCAAAGCTCAGGAAGACCTACACAGTGGAGGGGACAACAGGATAAATGGAACGAAACAGGCAGTGTAGAATCAAGATCAGGAGATGCACAATATGGTAACGTTCATCATAAGGTTTTTGAATATAGACAGCTTTCCCCAATTGCAAGAAGAGTGGGATCTGAACATACAGTGGGGAGAAACTTTTACCCacaagaaagagaaggaaatcGATCTCATACACTCCTTTCAAGATCTGTTGAAGAAAATCCATACCATGATCACGATGAGAGGCATCATGACAGCAGTGACTGGCACCATGAATGGCACCATAGCCATAGTGATCGCCACCATGGTCACAGTGAACGGCaccatgatgatgatgatgaatggCGTAATGACCATGACGACCGGCATTATCATCAGAATGCAGAAATCTTGACTCATTACAAATCGTCTGATGAAAAATCCAAGGCTGTTAGAGGTGATCCACAAACAAATTCTTATGATCGACCAGGTACTACCTCTTATGGCTGTGCAGAAAAGTGGCGTGACTCTGAAGGCTTTAGAAGTCATGGTTTACATGAGGAAAGGCACTCAGGTTCTTTACGTTTTCCTGGAAGACGGTCTGAAGAGTTTCTGGAAAGGAACTCCTACCAGAAGAG GTATCCTGAGGATGATGATGTCAAAGGGTACAGAGAAGCATCTGGAAGAAGCTGGGTGCCAGGAAAGCATGAGGCAGTAGATCATGAACGAGATTTAAaatggagaggggaaaagttgcctcattatagaaaaacCTACACTTCTGCATTATACAATGACTCTGAAAATGTGCGTATTAAAGATGAATCAAGAGCCTGGTATAGTGACAGTGATCGCTTTGAAGAGTGTATGCAGGTAAAGAGTGGGTTTGCACATTCGCAAAAATATCCTGAAATGCACTCATCTTCTGAGCATCACCAGGGCTTTTCTGGTGAAAGACAGCAAAGATACTCAAGTAAAGATAAAGAATATACGACTGGCTCCTCAAGTACAAAAGAGGTGAGTCGTTTTCACAGTAGTAGCAGGAGGTCAGGTACTGATGTGAACAAAGCAGAGGGTCACCACTCTGTGTCGAGCAAATATCCAGTTCCTGAGCATTACTCTGACAGGTTTCCACGTGCAGGCAAGAAAGAAGTGAGCCCAAGATATACAACCTCAGCCACCAGGGGGCGAGTGGAAAGAGGAAAGGAGTTCAGAAATCGTTCCGATTTTTCTAAGGACCAGCGTGATGATGCTCCTAAGCGATCAAACCATAGATCTTATCACATGGCAACTTCACGTTGTGCTACTAATAATGAACGAGACAATACAACTGAGTCCTTGACCATCAAGTTAGACATGAAGAAGACTGTGAACAAATGCAG GCCTACATCAAGCCATGCTTCAGAGAGACTAATGTCTCGGGATTTGGTTAGTGTTGGCAAGAAACGAGATGAGTTCCATCATGTGTTTGAGCATATGGGTTCATCATTGAAGGCTAACCCGAATATCTCTTCAGGAGAATTTGCCCAGGAGATAATCACTTTGGTGCACCAAATTAAAG AAGATCATTTTAAGTCTTCTGTTCTAACTTTGCATGACCGCTTCTCAAAGTTACAAAATGCACAAAGTCCACAAAAAGAGGGGAAACACCTGGGTCCTGAGATTCACAG ACGGATTGACATGTCATTGGCAGACTTGCACAACCGAGAAAGGAAACCTGTTGGAAGAAAG ACAAGCACATGGGTTGCAGTAAATCCAGATGATCTTCGTCATGAcatagagaggaggaggaaggaaaggTTACGTGACAAGTATGAGGAGTCCTTTCAAACTGTGGAGAACAAGTTGCTTTCTCACAG atcTGAGAGGAATGTAAAGTCTCGTTCATCCACTCGAGTGAAAACATCAAGAAATCCACACTTTAAGGAGCCAACAACTGGGCTTGTGGAGCATCGAGTGAGAGTACCAAAAAAACCCATCACG AATTTTTCAAAAGAGTATACATCATCTGGGCGAAAGAAGAATTTCAGTATTGAGTCGAAATATCGGCGTCTATATGGTGTTGGTTTTGGACGTACTAATCCAAGGATATTCACCAAACACTTCAGGGAAGgaatagtgaggaaaaggagagatgAAAGA GAATTACCCAGCAGTACCACGGACAAATAA